The following proteins come from a genomic window of Dermacentor albipictus isolate Rhodes 1998 colony chromosome 8, USDA_Dalb.pri_finalv2, whole genome shotgun sequence:
- the LOC139049166 gene encoding protein raptor homolog: MTLREHNSWIVNVHLNVRERRITSGCVTGDVRFWELGQSCSTHTVSTHVDMTAMAVHPVFDVFACGSASQQISVFNKEGDNMGSIRHHDWFINQRVGPVSCLAFHPYKMCLASGSTDSIIGVYTTDRKH, from the exons ATGACACTTCGGGAACACAACAGCTGGATTGTGAACGTGCATCTAAATGTTAGGGAGCGCCGCATCACCAGCGGCTGCGTGACCGGTGATGTGCGCTTCTGGGAGCTGGGTCAGAGCTGCTCAACACACACGGTCTCTACACACGTCGACATGACTGCCATGGCTGTCCACCCGGTCTTTGACGTCTTTGCATG TGGGTCGGCCAGCCAGCAGATCAGTGTGTTCAACAAGGAAGGGGACAACATGGGCTCCATTCGTCACCACGACTGGTTCATCAACCAGCGTGTTGGTCCCGTCTCCTGCCTGGCCTTCCACCCATACAAG ATGTGCCTGGCTTCAGGAAGCACAGACTCCATCATTGGGGTCTACACAACCGACCGCAAGCACTGA
- the LOC135918955 gene encoding rRNA methyltransferase 2, mitochondrial-like — MEALMRFTGQHASQSLRRMIHTSAAQLKLQPQNLKGKSKASQDWLTRHLNDPYVKQSRYDNYRARSAYKLVEIDDKYRILKPGCTVLECGAAPGAWTQVIVERINANGKDHTTTRGTVIGLDLLPIDPVPGATFLPNTDILKPESTTKVLQCLSGKSADVVLSDLAPNASGVKSLDHEAIVTLTYAALILSFKVLSIGGSFLCKIWNGSEAVKLSDDIRRFFQFVNYVKPPASRKESAEIYILGREFKGAEK; from the exons ATGGAAGCTCTCATGCGTTTTACAGGGCAGCATGCTTCGCAGAGTTTGCGGCGTATGATACATACAAGCGCCGCGCAGTTGAAACTTCAGCCACAAAACTTGAAAGGCAAGAGCAAAGCTTCGCAGGACTGGCTGACGAGACACCTTAATGACCCCTATGTGAAACAGTCGCGGTACGACAACTACCGAGCTAGGAGCGCTTATAAGCTTGTGGAGATTGACGACAAATACCGTATCCTGAAACCTGGCTGCACTGTCTTGGAATGCGGAGCAGCGCCTGGAGCTTGGACACAAGTTATCGTGGAAAGGATCAACGCTAACGGAAAAG ACCACACCACCACAAGAGGAACGGTCATTGGCCTAGACCTTCTGCCTATTGATCCTGTCCCAGGTGCTACCTTCCTCCCCAACACCGACATATTGAAGCCCGAGTCCACAACAAAGGTCTTGCAATGCCTCAGTGGCAAATCTGCGGACGTTGTACTGAGCGACTTGGCACCAAATGCCAGTGGTGTGAAATCTCTTGACCACGAGGCCATTGTCACACTTACATATGCAGCTCTCATACTCTCCTTCAAAGTTCTCAGCATTGGTGGTTCTTTCTTATGCAAAATCTGGAACGGCAGTGAAGCAGTCAAGCTCTCAGACGACATCAGAAGGTTTTTCCAGTTTGTCAACTACGTGAAGCCACCAGCAAGCCGAAAGGAGTCTGCTGAGATTTACATCTTGGGTCGTGAATTCAAGGGAGCCGAGAAATAA
- the LOC135918953 gene encoding zinc finger HIT domain-containing protein 2-like: MQECAPRPCKFCESALARYTCPRCNCGYCSIKCYKDARHQGCSEDFYKDWVQTYLRMEQANPETQRKMVGILKAVQKDEEEEDDQETNEVAALVQRLEQTDIDAETAWSYLTPEERHEFERMVETGDVAKLVPLWKPWWEETVLVTEVTAEESSKQTVQPLSMLTSKPPAACVVNSVVNILCSYVHVIRLYNGEMVPQSTEEFLSISSVLTDDAAYGTSAEAVQAVLQKVVMSQSVTATEELPSLLRAFRKFLGSPQVKANALRALDETRSVFDAATREPECQRELKLKLRRAIKKVEYMMSWTVEHGEKLLSCLNDIDVEALAVAENVSTFQEACKVVEEERNKTSKPRVLIEELN; the protein is encoded by the coding sequence ATGCAGGAGTGTGCACCAAGACCTTGCAAGTTCTGCGAGTCCGCACTCGCTAGGTACACGTGCCCAAGGTGCAATTGCGGGTACTGCTCCATCAAGTGCTACAAAGATGCCAGACACCAAGGCTGCAGTGAGGACTTCTACAAAGACTGGGTCCAAACTTACTTGCGCATGGAACAGGCCAACCCTGAAACCCAGCGAAAGATGGTGGGCATACTTAAGGCCGTCCagaaagatgaagaagaagaagatgaccaGGAAACGAATGAAGTGGCTGCTCTCGTCCAACGTCTGGAACAGACTGACATCGACGCTGAAACTGCCTGGAGCTATCTCACCCCAGAAGAGAGGCACGAGTTTGAACGTATGGTTGAGACGGGTGACGTTGCAAAGCTCGTTCCACTATGGAAGCCATGGTGGGAAGAAACGGTCCTTGTCACTGAAGTGACTGCAGAAGAGAGCTCCAAGCAGACTGTCCAGCCTCTCAGCATGTTGACAAGCAAGCCCCCTGCAGCATGTGTTGTGAACAGTGTAGTGAACATTTTGTGTAGCTACGTCCATGTTATACGGCTGTACAATGGGGAGATGGTTCCGCAGAGTACAGAAGAGTTCCTTAGCATCAGCTCGGTTTTGACAGATGATGCTGCGTATGGCACCTCGGCTGAAGCTGTTCAGGCTGTGCTGCAAAAAGTCGTCATGAGCCAAAGTGTGACGGCTACCGAAGAGCTCCCATCTTTGCTGAGAGCCTTTCGGAAGTTTCTGGGAAGTCCGCAAGTGAAGGCCAATGCACTGAGAGCTTTGGATGAAACTCGTAGTGTATTTGATGCAGCAACAAGGGAGCCTGAATGCCAGCGGGAACTGAAACTAAAGCTTCGACGGGCTATCAAGAAGGTTGAGTACATGATGTCATGGACAGTAGAGCATGGAGAAAAGCTGCTGTCATGCCTAAATGACATTGATGTTGAAGCACTTGCAGTTGCTGAGAATGTGTCAACATTTCAGGAGGCATGCAAAGTTGTTGAGGAAGAGAGGAACAAGACCTCAAAGCCAAGAGTACTGATTGAAGAGCTCAACTGA